Proteins from a single region of Streptomyces spectabilis:
- the argB gene encoding acetylglutamate kinase — MVDANLQRTFAQDVVELWQAGLRPVVVHGGGPQISAMLDRLGLETRFEAGLRVTTPETMDVVRMVLTGRVQRELVGHINAHGPFAVGMSGEDAHTMTAVPRPAWVDGKPVDIGLVGDVVDVNPDMVRTLLEQGHIPVVSPVARGEDGQVYNVNADLAASALAVALDAERLVMLTDVEGLYADWPHSTEVIEHLTADALNGMLPGLASGMLPKMEGCLRAVRGGVRKAHVVDGRVPHAVLRSVLAETSPGTTVVPDDAFARERRTVTRTS; from the coding sequence ATGGTGGACGCGAACCTGCAACGGACCTTCGCCCAGGACGTCGTGGAGCTGTGGCAGGCGGGCCTGCGCCCGGTCGTCGTGCACGGCGGCGGCCCCCAGATCAGCGCGATGCTCGACCGCCTCGGCCTCGAGACGCGGTTCGAGGCGGGCCTGCGGGTGACCACTCCGGAGACCATGGACGTCGTACGCATGGTGCTCACGGGCCGCGTCCAGCGGGAGCTGGTCGGCCACATCAACGCCCATGGGCCCTTCGCCGTGGGCATGTCCGGCGAGGACGCCCACACGATGACCGCCGTGCCGCGACCGGCGTGGGTGGACGGGAAGCCGGTGGACATCGGCCTCGTCGGCGACGTCGTGGACGTGAACCCGGACATGGTGCGCACGCTCCTGGAGCAGGGGCACATCCCGGTGGTGTCCCCCGTGGCCCGCGGCGAGGACGGTCAGGTCTACAACGTCAACGCCGACCTCGCGGCCTCGGCCCTGGCCGTGGCCCTCGACGCCGAGCGCCTCGTGATGCTCACCGACGTCGAGGGCCTGTACGCGGACTGGCCGCACAGCACCGAGGTGATCGAGCATCTGACGGCCGACGCCCTGAACGGGATGCTGCCGGGCCTCGCGAGCGGGATGCTGCCGAAGATGGAGGGCTGTCTGCGCGCCGTGCGCGGCGGCGTGCGCAAGGCGCACGTGGTCGACGGCCGGGTGCCGCACGCGGTGCTGCGCAGCGTCCTCGCGGAGACGAGCCCGGGCACCACCGTGGTCCCCGACGACGCCTTCGCCCGCGAGCGCCGGACCGTCACACGGACTTCGTGA
- a CDS encoding GNAT family N-acetyltransferase: protein MITATPRPAPQPHARPAPTHRVRTASREDAPALAELSRPFVRSGALRERPVSLYAAHAADFLVAEAADGAFAGCVGLRAHRAAPAAGDVPAGVVYNFCVAEHQQGSGVGAGLLRAVLAAAHAQGLGALFTATTGGGGLFLRYGFTPTTARLAPPSWAASLDPRRNARILTKSV, encoded by the coding sequence TTGATCACGGCTACGCCGCGCCCTGCCCCGCAGCCGCACGCCCGGCCCGCGCCGACGCACCGCGTGCGCACCGCCAGCCGGGAGGACGCGCCCGCGCTCGCCGAACTCTCCCGCCCCTTCGTGCGCTCGGGCGCGCTGCGGGAGCGGCCGGTGTCGCTCTACGCCGCGCACGCGGCCGACTTCCTGGTGGCGGAGGCCGCGGACGGCGCCTTCGCGGGCTGTGTGGGCCTGCGCGCGCACCGGGCGGCTCCGGCGGCAGGCGACGTCCCCGCGGGCGTCGTGTACAACTTCTGCGTGGCCGAGCACCAGCAGGGGAGCGGCGTGGGCGCCGGTCTGCTGCGCGCCGTGCTCGCCGCGGCGCACGCCCAGGGCCTCGGCGCCCTCTTCACGGCCACCACCGGCGGGGGCGGCCTGTTCCTGCGCTACGGGTTCACGCCCACGACGGCGCGCCTCGCGCCTCCGTCGTGGGCAGCGTCCCTTGACCCCCGCCGCAATGCCCGGATCCTCACGAAGTCCGTGTGA
- a CDS encoding alpha/beta hydrolase-fold protein, whose amino-acid sequence MTEPASGATAGIDDTFDEFGLPGAPGSDTFWAAVGAPVSVPADDGGWVTLFLWRGSSPASLDFESWSEPVPLRRWDDTDCWYAAVPMPARLRVTYQFRTDDAAYADPFNPVGAGGDRSIAATPDAPDQPHWPVVGPDDVLPLPRTRLRWTSERLGGRRTVRVHAVDGGGPVVLLLDGDDWLYLHPAAAAFDAAAASGEMPPCTLVFLPAKDRAAEFGCAPALWEAVRDELLPLVAESGVRADLDRLVVAGQSLGGLSALYAALEYPDLVSRVACQSGSFWWTPEALDTADPLGGPVGGAVAARLRERPDLTGLRVAFDVGEHEARMLPHCELTETLAEQAGATVRVSRSAAGHDRAGWRQALLRDVAWALG is encoded by the coding sequence GTGACGGAACCTGCCTCCGGCGCCACCGCCGGAATCGACGACACCTTCGACGAGTTCGGACTGCCCGGCGCGCCCGGCAGCGACACGTTCTGGGCGGCTGTCGGAGCACCCGTGTCGGTCCCCGCCGACGACGGCGGCTGGGTGACCCTGTTCCTGTGGCGCGGCTCCTCCCCCGCGAGCCTCGACTTCGAGAGCTGGTCGGAGCCGGTGCCGCTGCGCCGCTGGGACGACACGGACTGCTGGTACGCCGCGGTGCCCATGCCCGCGCGGCTGCGCGTCACCTATCAGTTCCGCACGGACGACGCGGCGTACGCCGATCCCTTCAACCCGGTCGGCGCGGGCGGCGACCGCTCCATCGCCGCCACCCCGGACGCCCCGGACCAGCCGCACTGGCCCGTCGTCGGCCCCGACGACGTCCTGCCCCTCCCCCGCACCCGGCTGCGCTGGACCAGTGAACGGCTCGGCGGGCGGCGCACGGTGCGCGTGCACGCCGTGGACGGCGGCGGCCCTGTGGTGCTCCTGCTCGACGGGGACGACTGGCTGTATCTGCACCCGGCCGCGGCGGCGTTCGACGCGGCCGCCGCCAGTGGCGAGATGCCGCCCTGCACCCTCGTCTTCCTCCCCGCCAAGGACAGGGCGGCCGAGTTCGGGTGCGCGCCGGCGCTGTGGGAGGCGGTCCGCGACGAACTCCTGCCGCTGGTCGCGGAGTCCGGCGTCCGCGCCGACCTGGACCGGCTCGTGGTCGCGGGGCAGAGTCTCGGCGGCCTGAGCGCGCTGTACGCGGCCCTGGAGTACCCGGACCTGGTGTCCCGCGTCGCCTGCCAGTCCGGGTCGTTCTGGTGGACGCCCGAGGCCCTGGACACGGCGGACCCGCTCGGCGGCCCGGTCGGCGGCGCCGTCGCCGCGCGCCTGCGGGAGCGCCCCGACCTGACCGGCCTGCGGGTCGCGTTCGACGTGGGGGAACACGAGGCGCGGATGCTGCCCCACTGCGAGCTGACCGAGACCCTCGCCGAACAGGCCGGTGCGACCGTGCGGGTCTCCCGGTCGGCGGCGGGCCACGACCGCGCGGGCTGGCGGCAGGCGCTGCTCCGGGACGTCGCCTGGGCGCTCGGCTGA
- a CDS encoding lysine N(6)-hydroxylase/L-ornithine N(5)-oxygenase family protein, which yields MKRVNAVHSGPETSNEHRGTDVMYDVLGIGFGPSNLALAIAVHEHNARLGESDRIRAGFLEKQPRFGWHRGMLIDDATMQVSFLKDLVTMRDPKSSFSFLCYLQERDRLVDFLNQKTLFPLRVEFHDYLEWAAARVDDLVDYSAEVIAVRPVTEDGEITHFEVVSRDATDPDRTVVRRARSICVATGLEPHLPPGMENSERIFHNSQLIPRVAALKETATPVRRAVVLGAGQSAAECVDYLHRNFPDAEVCSVFAKYGYTPADDSPFANRIFDPEAVDLFYHAPREVKQSLFDYHRSTNYSVVDIDLIESLSKTMYQEKVQGRQRLRMLNVTRIRDIDAQPDRLDIGVEFLPTGERETLAADVLVYATGYRPRGLGERLGEVDKLCRRDEEDELVVSRDHRVATNANVSAAVYLQGGTEHTHGLTSTLLSNTAVRAGEIRDSLLARRQRQTG from the coding sequence ATGAAGCGGGTGAATGCCGTGCACAGTGGGCCGGAGACGAGTAATGAGCACAGGGGGACGGACGTGATGTACGACGTCCTGGGGATCGGATTTGGGCCATCGAACCTGGCGCTCGCGATCGCGGTCCACGAACACAACGCGCGGCTCGGCGAGAGCGACCGGATACGCGCCGGATTCCTGGAGAAGCAGCCGCGGTTCGGCTGGCACCGGGGGATGTTGATCGACGACGCGACCATGCAGGTGTCCTTCCTCAAGGACCTGGTCACGATGCGTGATCCGAAGAGCTCCTTCAGCTTCCTGTGCTACCTGCAGGAGCGGGACAGGCTGGTGGACTTCCTCAACCAGAAGACGCTGTTCCCGCTGCGCGTCGAGTTCCACGACTACCTGGAGTGGGCCGCGGCCCGCGTCGACGACCTCGTCGACTACTCCGCCGAAGTGATCGCCGTGCGTCCGGTGACGGAGGACGGCGAGATCACGCACTTCGAGGTCGTCAGCCGCGACGCGACGGACCCCGACCGGACGGTCGTACGCCGGGCGCGCAGCATCTGCGTGGCCACGGGCCTGGAGCCGCACCTGCCGCCGGGCATGGAGAACTCCGAGCGGATCTTCCACAACAGCCAGCTGATCCCGCGCGTGGCCGCGCTCAAGGAGACCGCGACACCGGTGCGGCGCGCCGTCGTGCTCGGCGCCGGGCAGAGCGCCGCCGAGTGCGTCGACTATCTGCACCGGAACTTCCCGGACGCCGAGGTCTGCTCGGTGTTCGCCAAGTACGGCTACACGCCCGCCGACGACAGCCCCTTCGCCAACCGGATCTTCGATCCCGAGGCGGTGGACCTCTTCTACCACGCGCCCCGCGAGGTGAAGCAGTCGCTGTTCGACTACCACCGCTCGACCAACTACTCGGTCGTGGACATCGACCTGATCGAGTCCCTGTCGAAGACCATGTACCAGGAGAAGGTCCAGGGGCGGCAGCGGCTGCGCATGCTGAACGTCACCCGCATCCGCGACATCGACGCGCAGCCGGACCGCCTGGACATCGGCGTGGAGTTCCTGCCCACGGGGGAGCGCGAGACGCTGGCCGCCGACGTGCTCGTCTACGCCACCGGCTACCGGCCGCGCGGCCTCGGTGAGCGCCTCGGCGAGGTCGACAAGCTGTGCCGCCGCGACGAGGAGGACGAGCTGGTCGTCAGCCGCGACCACCGCGTGGCCACCAACGCGAACGTCAGCGCCGCCGTCTATCTGCAGGGCGGCACGGAGCACACCCACGGTCTGACGTCGACGCTGCTCTCCAACACGGCGGTGCGCGCGGGTGAGATCCGTGACTCACTCCTCGCCCGGCGTCAGCGCCAGACCGGCTGA
- a CDS encoding leucine-rich repeat domain-containing protein, translating into MTSATVLNYWRAGLPGVPDEVWRHPRLEVLLLPDNALAHLPARLGTLTALRTLDLGHNRLTSVPPELGDLTGLSDFLYLHDNRLASLPAELGRLTRLAYLNVGENRLTALPDTLGAMTGLVELRAQHNRLASLPASLGDLRSLRELWLRGNALTALPDSARNLSALRELELRENAFTAVPGALRGLPLLRRLDLRANRLCELPGWLAELPSLEKLDLRWNEVRDDDPTVMALRGRHCVVLR; encoded by the coding sequence GTGACCAGCGCGACCGTACTGAACTACTGGCGGGCCGGACTCCCCGGCGTACCGGACGAGGTGTGGCGCCATCCGCGCCTGGAAGTCCTACTGCTGCCCGACAACGCGCTCGCGCACCTGCCCGCCCGTCTCGGCACGCTGACCGCGCTGCGCACCCTCGACCTCGGCCACAACCGGCTCACCTCGGTGCCGCCCGAGCTCGGCGATCTCACCGGATTGAGCGACTTCCTGTACCTGCACGACAACCGTCTCGCCTCCCTGCCCGCGGAGTTGGGCCGGCTGACGCGCCTCGCGTATCTGAACGTCGGCGAGAACCGGCTCACCGCCCTGCCGGACACCCTCGGCGCCATGACGGGCCTGGTCGAACTGCGTGCCCAGCACAACCGGCTCGCCTCGCTGCCCGCCTCGCTCGGCGACCTGCGCTCCCTGCGGGAACTGTGGCTGCGCGGCAACGCGCTCACCGCGCTGCCCGATTCCGCCCGGAACCTCAGCGCCCTGCGCGAGCTGGAGCTGCGGGAGAACGCCTTCACCGCGGTGCCCGGGGCGCTGCGCGGACTCCCGCTGCTGCGGCGCCTCGATCTACGGGCCAATCGGCTGTGCGAACTTCCCGGCTGGCTCGCCGAGTTGCCGTCCCTGGAGAAACTCGATCTCCGCTGGAACGAGGTGCGGGACGACGATCCCACCGTCATGGCCCTGCGCGGCCGCCACTGCGTCGTTCTGCGTTGA
- a CDS encoding MbtH family protein → MSTNPFDDTEGRFLVLTNEEGQHSLWPSFAEVPGGWTVVFAENTRDACLEYVESHWTDLRPRSLAAAMDA, encoded by the coding sequence ATGAGCACCAACCCGTTTGACGATACCGAAGGCCGCTTCCTGGTCCTGACGAACGAGGAGGGCCAGCACTCGCTGTGGCCGTCGTTCGCCGAGGTCCCCGGCGGATGGACGGTCGTCTTCGCGGAGAACACGCGCGACGCCTGCCTGGAGTACGTCGAGTCCCACTGGACCGACCTGCGCCCCCGCTCCCTCGCCGCGGCCATGGACGCCTGA
- a CDS encoding tetratricopeptide repeat protein, which produces MTALPPHHRWIVTTEDPAPTGEPPELPRPDLEVGCHRRLRGPFTGGGFLLRRIVPELLTWDPELVAAHATEITVIAPDLAPLVPRTPRTLTNLAGAKERTRFYPAPRALRIAHGVAELALDWARLVRPAGAVIAFHDVDEADPTDRELVAILLRRCDPARLTVVARSGGDREDALTRALTTYTVRAARPQEPPSHHGADTDPAQLFIDADGTSSDPAVRQAYRALAPAERARRHTERAAALTALDDPTLRFGAIPYHLEHGTDPAGAGVAAFVEAVNGCFAAGLYEAVVDLAARGRRLAADGGWSKAYRTFTHKAAACLCYLGRGHDAFAYLEEMRRSTADPDVHMGTAYLTAMLYTRFLPREDHDEDLALAWVNTAIALADSHPEPERRVLARAFMRNARALVELHRGDLDVSLALVEEAIALTDADFAPDEQLLHRSVLLYNRAQVRAARGDHTASLRDYDDVIARDPDYGDYYFERAAQYRALGRHDEALRDYATAIRLTPPFYEAHFNRADLLIERGDDESALRDLDYALELEPDHVGSLTHRAELLLERGDTAGARRDVEHGLALDPRHAPLLAAQGALLEATGDADAAYESYSAALVTEPAFVPAWVNRAVLAYSSGRPEQAIADLDAALRIADDATLRANRALALQDLGEHRRALADLDVAVRALGSDDPDVFYLRGVSRHALSDTQGALADWSAHLRAFGPHETSPRGKEIELRAGDLTLAEIREGVG; this is translated from the coding sequence ATGACCGCCCTGCCGCCCCACCACCGCTGGATCGTCACCACCGAAGACCCCGCGCCGACCGGCGAACCGCCCGAACTCCCGCGCCCCGACCTGGAGGTCGGCTGTCACCGGCGGCTGCGCGGGCCGTTCACCGGCGGCGGCTTCCTGCTGCGCCGCATCGTGCCCGAACTGCTCACCTGGGACCCCGAGCTGGTGGCCGCGCACGCCACGGAGATCACCGTGATCGCCCCGGACCTCGCGCCGCTGGTCCCCCGTACGCCGCGGACGCTGACCAATCTGGCCGGGGCCAAGGAGCGCACCCGCTTCTACCCGGCGCCGCGCGCGCTGCGCATCGCCCACGGCGTGGCCGAACTCGCCCTGGACTGGGCGCGCCTGGTCCGCCCCGCAGGCGCCGTCATCGCCTTCCACGACGTGGACGAGGCCGACCCCACCGACCGCGAGCTCGTGGCCATCCTGCTGCGCCGCTGCGACCCCGCGCGGCTGACCGTGGTCGCACGGAGCGGCGGCGACCGCGAGGACGCGCTCACCCGCGCGCTCACCACGTACACCGTCCGCGCCGCGCGCCCGCAGGAGCCGCCGTCGCACCATGGCGCGGACACCGATCCGGCCCAGCTGTTCATCGATGCGGACGGCACCAGCAGCGATCCCGCCGTGCGGCAGGCCTACCGCGCGCTGGCGCCCGCCGAGCGGGCCCGTCGGCACACCGAGCGCGCCGCGGCCCTGACCGCCCTGGACGATCCGACGCTGCGCTTCGGCGCCATCCCGTACCACTTGGAGCACGGCACCGATCCGGCGGGCGCGGGCGTCGCGGCCTTCGTCGAGGCCGTCAACGGCTGCTTCGCCGCGGGTCTGTACGAGGCCGTCGTCGACCTGGCCGCGCGCGGGCGCCGTCTCGCGGCCGACGGTGGGTGGTCGAAGGCGTACCGCACCTTCACGCACAAGGCCGCCGCGTGCCTGTGCTATCTGGGCCGGGGCCATGACGCGTTCGCGTATCTGGAGGAGATGCGCCGCAGCACGGCCGACCCGGACGTCCACATGGGCACGGCGTATCTGACGGCGATGCTCTACACCCGTTTCCTGCCCCGGGAGGACCACGACGAGGACCTGGCCCTCGCCTGGGTGAACACGGCCATCGCGCTCGCCGACAGCCACCCCGAGCCCGAACGGCGGGTGCTCGCGCGCGCGTTCATGCGCAACGCCCGCGCCCTGGTCGAACTGCACCGCGGTGACCTCGACGTCTCCCTCGCGCTCGTGGAGGAGGCGATCGCCCTCACCGACGCCGACTTCGCCCCGGACGAGCAGCTTCTGCACCGCTCCGTCCTGCTGTACAACCGGGCGCAAGTGCGGGCCGCGCGGGGGGACCACACGGCTTCGCTGCGCGACTACGACGACGTGATCGCCCGCGACCCGGACTACGGCGACTACTACTTCGAGCGCGCCGCGCAGTACCGGGCCCTCGGCCGCCACGACGAGGCCCTGCGGGACTACGCCACGGCGATCCGGCTGACCCCGCCGTTCTACGAGGCGCACTTCAACCGCGCCGATCTGCTGATCGAGCGGGGCGACGACGAGAGCGCGCTGCGGGACCTCGACTACGCCCTCGAACTGGAGCCGGACCACGTGGGCTCCCTCACGCACCGGGCGGAGCTGCTCCTGGAGCGCGGCGACACCGCCGGGGCCCGCCGTGACGTCGAGCACGGCCTGGCCCTCGATCCGCGCCACGCCCCGCTGCTCGCCGCGCAGGGCGCGCTGCTCGAGGCGACCGGGGACGCGGACGCCGCCTACGAGAGCTACTCGGCCGCCCTGGTGACCGAGCCCGCGTTCGTGCCGGCCTGGGTCAACCGTGCCGTCCTCGCCTACTCCAGCGGCCGGCCCGAGCAGGCCATCGCCGACCTGGACGCGGCGCTGCGCATCGCGGACGACGCCACTCTGCGGGCCAACCGCGCCCTGGCGCTCCAGGACCTGGGCGAGCACCGCCGCGCGCTCGCGGACCTCGACGTGGCGGTGCGCGCCCTCGGCTCCGACGACCCGGACGTGTTCTATCTGCGCGGCGTCAGCCGGCACGCCCTGTCCGACACGCAGGGGGCGTTGGCGGACTGGAGCGCCCATCTGCGGGCCTTCGGGCCGCACGAGACGTCACCGCGCGGCAAGGAGATCGAGCTGCGGGCCGGTGACCTGACCCTCGCGGAGATACGGGAGGGAGTGGGGTGA
- a CDS encoding flavin reductase family protein yields the protein MTDSGSAWRGPGADPDVVRRALRHHAKGVAVVTAGVGRHPVGFCATSVTSLSLDPPLMSFTVGLRSASWPVVESASHVMVHLLAAGQESVARVFGGAGRAKFGPDTRWRRGAHGLPVLDGVLARLALAPVDRILVSDHALVIGRVTRAWHAADGRPLVHHDGGYVRLSAGLALTPGEE from the coding sequence GTGACGGACAGCGGGTCCGCGTGGCGCGGGCCGGGCGCCGACCCCGACGTGGTGCGGCGGGCCCTGCGCCATCACGCGAAGGGCGTCGCCGTCGTCACGGCGGGCGTCGGACGCCATCCGGTCGGCTTCTGCGCCACGTCGGTCACGTCCCTTTCGCTCGACCCGCCGCTGATGTCGTTCACGGTGGGGCTGCGCTCCGCCTCGTGGCCCGTGGTCGAGAGCGCGTCCCACGTCATGGTGCACCTCTTGGCCGCGGGCCAGGAGTCCGTGGCCCGGGTCTTCGGCGGCGCGGGCCGGGCCAAGTTCGGCCCGGACACGCGCTGGCGCCGCGGGGCGCACGGCCTGCCGGTCCTGGACGGAGTCCTGGCCCGGCTGGCGCTCGCGCCCGTCGACCGCATTCTGGTGAGCGACCACGCCCTGGTCATCGGTCGGGTGACCAGGGCGTGGCACGCGGCGGACGGACGGCCGCTGGTGCACCACGACGGCGGTTACGTCCGCCTGTCAGCCGGTCTGGCGCTGACGCCGGGCGAGGAGTGA
- a CDS encoding CGNR zinc finger domain-containing protein, with product MPAPSKASAPSRAFAPTPAPTRPTPAQTRLTLDLAATIRHDGHGGVADDLDTPEGLTAWVSDRAELLPDDLAARRYRADAAALDRVRALRSAVRALFAHAVLPGEPSPADARRLLPLAEAVTRLNDAAAKVLTVPVLSWPDGAGPLVRDEPVPGAGHASPARRADLLDAALARAAHAFIAGPDRQRLRACHAPRCVRYFLKEHPRQEWCKPSCGNRARVARHHERARGPA from the coding sequence ATGCCCGCACCGTCCAAGGCCTCCGCACCGTCCAGGGCCTTCGCGCCGACGCCCGCGCCGACCCGGCCGACGCCCGCGCAGACCCGCCTGACGCTCGACCTCGCCGCCACCATCCGCCACGACGGGCACGGCGGTGTCGCCGACGACCTCGACACGCCCGAGGGCCTCACCGCCTGGGTGAGCGACCGCGCCGAGCTGCTGCCCGACGACCTCGCGGCCCGCCGCTACCGTGCGGACGCCGCCGCGCTCGACCGGGTACGGGCGCTGCGCTCCGCCGTCCGCGCGCTCTTCGCGCACGCGGTGCTCCCCGGCGAGCCGAGCCCCGCCGACGCCCGCCGCCTCCTGCCGCTCGCCGAGGCCGTCACCCGGCTGAACGACGCCGCGGCCAAGGTGCTCACCGTGCCGGTGCTGAGCTGGCCGGACGGCGCCGGTCCGCTCGTGCGGGACGAGCCCGTGCCGGGCGCCGGGCACGCCTCGCCCGCGCGGCGCGCCGACCTGCTCGACGCCGCCCTGGCCCGGGCCGCGCACGCCTTCATCGCCGGGCCCGACCGGCAGCGCCTGCGCGCCTGTCACGCGCCGCGCTGCGTGCGCTACTTCCTCAAGGAGCACCCGCGCCAGGAGTGGTGCAAGCCGTCCTGCGGCAACCGGGCCCGCGTGGCCCGCCACCACGAGCGGGCCCGCGGCCCCGCCTGA
- a CDS encoding ABC transporter ATP-binding protein: MTTPEKQRPRPGADILRTALRRNVGAMAAGTVLMGLYQAGETAFPIALGLIVEHTMRDRSLGALGLSIGALAVIITTVSLSWRFGMRVLQKANTTEAHRWRVKVASCGLQPVARDVDLKSGEVLTIATEDADQTADIVEVVPLLISSLVAVVVAAVALGLADFRLGLLVVVGTVAILSVLSVMSKRIGSSTQEQQARVARAGAKVADLITGLRPLHGFGGNHAAFRSYRKVSTEAKHQAITVARVNGVYAGTALALNAILAAAVSITAGWLAFEGQITIGELVMAVGLAQFIIEPLKMFSEMPKYVMIARASAARMSLVLSAPPLSTPGPGRPAPGGDLEVDCVRYGSLRKLKFQVAAGEFVAIAPYQPRGAADLASVLAVKVPPHAYDGVVRVSGQEVADLSMESVREHILVNPYDGEIFAGTLRTNIDPSGTSRRVDEAVEASMLTDVVALHRDGLDYTVRDRGANLSGGQRQRLSLARALAADTEVLVLHDPTTAVDAVTEQLIARNVAKARRGRTTIVITSSPALLDAADRVLVLDDGVITAEDTHRNLLATDEGYCLAVAR, encoded by the coding sequence ATGACCACTCCTGAAAAGCAGCGGCCCCGCCCCGGGGCAGACATCCTGCGCACCGCGCTGCGCCGCAACGTCGGCGCCATGGCCGCCGGTACCGTCCTCATGGGCCTGTACCAGGCCGGTGAGACCGCCTTCCCGATCGCGCTCGGCCTGATCGTCGAGCACACGATGAGGGACCGGAGCCTCGGCGCCCTCGGCCTGTCCATCGGCGCGCTCGCCGTGATCATCACGACGGTCTCGCTGTCGTGGCGGTTCGGCATGCGCGTCCTGCAGAAGGCCAACACCACCGAGGCGCACCGCTGGCGCGTGAAGGTCGCGTCCTGCGGCCTCCAGCCGGTGGCCAGGGACGTCGACCTCAAGTCCGGCGAGGTGCTCACCATCGCCACCGAGGACGCCGACCAGACCGCCGACATCGTCGAGGTGGTGCCGCTGCTGATCAGCTCCCTTGTCGCGGTGGTGGTCGCGGCGGTCGCCCTCGGCCTCGCCGACTTCCGGCTCGGCCTCCTGGTGGTCGTGGGCACGGTCGCGATCCTGTCGGTCCTGAGCGTGATGTCGAAGCGGATCGGCTCCAGCACCCAGGAGCAGCAGGCCCGTGTGGCGCGGGCGGGTGCGAAGGTCGCCGACCTGATCACAGGGCTGCGCCCGCTGCACGGCTTCGGCGGCAACCACGCGGCGTTCCGGTCCTACCGGAAGGTCAGCACGGAGGCGAAGCACCAGGCGATCACTGTCGCCCGGGTGAACGGCGTGTACGCGGGCACCGCGCTGGCCCTCAACGCGATCCTCGCCGCCGCCGTGTCCATCACGGCCGGGTGGCTGGCGTTCGAGGGGCAGATCACCATCGGGGAGCTCGTGATGGCCGTGGGCCTCGCGCAGTTCATCATCGAGCCGCTCAAGATGTTCTCTGAGATGCCCAAGTACGTGATGATCGCGCGCGCCTCGGCCGCCCGCATGTCCCTGGTGCTCTCCGCCCCGCCGCTGTCGACGCCGGGCCCCGGCCGCCCGGCCCCGGGCGGCGACCTGGAGGTGGACTGCGTCCGCTACGGCTCGCTGCGCAAGCTGAAGTTCCAGGTGGCGGCGGGTGAGTTCGTGGCGATCGCGCCCTATCAGCCGCGCGGCGCGGCCGACCTCGCGTCGGTCCTCGCCGTGAAGGTCCCGCCGCACGCGTACGACGGCGTGGTGCGGGTCAGCGGCCAGGAGGTCGCGGACCTGTCGATGGAGTCCGTGCGCGAGCACATCCTGGTGAACCCGTACGACGGGGAGATCTTCGCGGGCACCCTGCGCACGAACATCGACCCGTCGGGCACCAGCCGCCGCGTCGACGAGGCCGTCGAGGCGTCGATGCTGACCGACGTCGTCGCCCTGCACCGCGACGGCCTCGACTACACCGTCCGTGACCGCGGCGCGAACCTCTCCGGCGGGCAGCGCCAACGCCTTTCCCTGGCGCGGGCCCTGGCCGCCGACACCGAGGTCCTGGTCCTGCACGACCCGACGACGGCTGTCGACGCGGTCACCGAGCAGCTCATCGCGCGCAACGTGGCGAAGGCGCGCAGGGGCCGCACCACCATCGTGATCACCAGCAGCCCGGCCCTCCTGGACGCCGCCGACCGCGTGCTCGTCCTGGACGACGGCGTCATCACCGCCGAGGACACCCACCGGAACCTGCTCGCCACGGATGAGGGGTACTGCCTGGCCGTGGCGCGGTGA